From the Bacteroidota bacterium genome, one window contains:
- a CDS encoding DUF1320 domain-containing protein, translating to MPYCATSDIQALITPAMVLQLTDDDKDNSPDSSVIDSRIQMADTIIDSKLAQKHQVPFTVVPSLIKEISSRITAYLLYERKTLGEIPQSIIDMRKMAMDWLDQIAAGEMQLPVSSVSPSTTTWKNQSNKTSDSKMFTDEILESF from the coding sequence ATGCCATATTGTGCCACCTCGGATATTCAGGCGTTGATTACACCAGCGATGGTACTTCAACTGACCGATGATGATAAGGACAATAGTCCGGATTCATCGGTGATTGACAGCCGTATCCAAATGGCCGATACAATCATCGACTCGAAGCTCGCTCAAAAGCATCAGGTACCATTTACTGTTGTCCCAAGTTTGATTAAGGAAATTTCCTCGAGGATTACTGCCTACCTGCTTTATGAGCGGAAGACACTCGGGGAAATTCCACAGTCAATAATTGATATGCGGAAGATGGCAATGGATTGGTTAGATCAAATCGCGGCCGGTGAGATGCAACTCCCGGTTTCCTCGGTTTCACCTTCAACTACTACATGGAAAAATCAGTCAAATAAAACTTCGGATTCAAAAATGTTCACCGATGAAATACTGGAGTCATTTTGA